The following coding sequences lie in one Yamadazyma tenuis chromosome 3, complete sequence genomic window:
- a CDS encoding cytochrome P450 (EggNog:ENOG503NU6J; COG:Q), whose translation MPAALKCFLLVLLGIAVVLVLDKYDYLGGKSFPGIFQIPGHPLVGNILQVQKNPAKLFMEWANEYRQPIFQIRLGNKSVIVVNSFKDVSEIWKKTCVNSRPMQYTFHNLVSSTKEFTIGTTPFGKTFKKRKQVISQALNGKNTKLLVAVLDDETKYTIKMIFLSNPTLCFQPSTNPYIIHPDVNLIKNFQYFSLRTAVFITYGCKLDCYRHDKELADKIIKCENKIIKLRSPVSNILDFFPILRYIIPESATRESREERDFYMKTLYKNRSEKPSEHPNLIRDFYSLTNPKGIDFTELKTICLTMVSAGLDNTPLNLEHLFGQLSTHPLGSNFQEIAVGELLSLYQTPMNVWHKVVAECECSFIMALIQETLRYFTVLPLGLPRATTKSFQYQGIVVPEGATLIMNAFAANHDETHFLHPYTFDPYRWLDKGKLKHSDAISHFAFGKGIRMCSGNMFAFKEMYILVCRLLLCFKISSPRDKRLAMEKDPFKGNSNPRATSFDPKPFKYQLVPRKMYGNDDLFNYILN comes from the coding sequence ATGCCAGCCGCACTCAAATGCtttcttttggtgttgttaGGGATTGCtgtggtgttggtgttggatAAATATGACTATTTAGGAGGAAAGCTGTTTCCTgggatttttcaaattccGGGGCACCCTCTTGTGGGAAACATCTTGCAGGTACAAAAGAACCCAGCAAAATTGTTCATGGAATGGGCAAATGAATACAGGCAGCCTATTTTTCAGATTAGATTGGGAAACAAGAGTGTAATCGTGGTGAACTCGTTTAAAGACGTTTCTGAAATCTGGAAGAAAACTTGTGTGAATTCAAGACCTATGCAGTATACTTTCCATAACTTGGTGTCGTCCACAAAAGAGTTCACCATTGGAACCACTCCCTTCGGCAAGACCTTCAAAAAACGAAAGCAGGTGATTTCACAGGCTTTGAATGGAAAAAATACCAAGTTACTAGTTGctgttcttgatgatgagaCAAAATACACTATTAAGATGATTTTCCTTCTGAATCCCACTCTTTGTTTCCAGCCCAGCACAAACCCGTATATTATTCATCCTGATGTCAACCTTATAAAGAATTTTCAATACTTTTCTTTAAGGACTGCAGTGTTCATTACTTATGGCTGTAAGTTGGACTGTTATAGACATGATAAAGAATTAGCAgataaaatcatcaagtgtgagaacaaaatcatcaaactcaGATCTCCCGTTTCCAACatcttggacttcttcCCAATCTTAAGGTATATTATTCCTGAGAGTGCTACTCGTGAATCTCGTGAAGAAAGAGACTTTTATATGAAGACCCTTTACAAGAACAGAAGCGAGAAGCCTTCGGAGCATCCCAATTTGATTAGGGACTTCTACCTGCTCACAAACCCCAAAGGAATTGATTTCACAGAATTGAAGACCATTTGCTTGACGATGGTGAGTGCTGGGCTTGACAACACtcccttgaacttggaacATTTATTTGGACAGTTGAGTACGCATCCTCTTGGTTCTAATTTCCAGGAAATCGCAGTTGGAGAACTCTTATCACTATACCAAACACCTATGAATGTATGGCACAAAGTGGTAGCAGAGTGTGAGTGTTCTTTTATTATGGCCCTCATCCAAGAAACATTGCGATACTTCACTGTGTTGCCTTTAGGATTGCCTCGGGCTACCACTAAATCGTTTCAATATCAGGGAATCGTTGTTCCTGAAGGTGCAACTTTAATTATGAACGCTTTCGCAGCCAACCATGACGAAACTCATTTTTTGCACCCATATACCTTTGATCCATACCGGTGGTTAGACAAGGGCAAATTGAAGCATAGTGATGCCATCAGTCACTTTGCGTTCGGAAAAGGAATTAGAATGTGCTCAGGAAACATGTTTGCATTCAAAGAGATGTACATTTTAGTGTGCAGGTTGTTGCTttgcttcaaaatctcGTCTCCAAGAGACAAAAGATTGGCTATGGAAAAGGATCCTTTTAAGGGAAACAGTAATCCACGGGCCACCAGCTTTGATCCCAAACCGTTCAAGTATCAGCTAGTTCCCCGGAAAATGTATGGtaatgatgatttgttcaactaCATACTTAACTAG
- the SYP1 gene encoding endocytosis protein (COG:S; EggNog:ENOG503NYRN) encodes MSDLDTSSDFTTSILTSKTPEQSASLVNEGVRHTSDLANRLIQFFEAYINCLQKQNYELKNLVSSQAVPLSSYLNSQKEAGLIPSIWDHYLQSLHLNISSNDHLIKFLKLHMVSPLVNMINNDIKYSELVINNQELTELASGNPIDEYRWNSKSLQVLENFKNFKQNEKSLVVGSLIDLFNTTGADGAKLQAANENSLKFILSNFNINNEMDNYLNVLLGATYPPLLKTSAGSLHGASHLGSGKTKKEKANRNSKLLHSEKEKKEKVKLRSRVGSIFGGRKRKGKTSTDLESIYSNQTASTNLTHLTNLREDEVVQSSDRAVSAAQAPRRTSFAPSEATSAAPVAPVTPVAPVAPVAPVRQQPVESAPSSHEASYQAPTYSPPSTLAPAQDPYQPAAPRQTSSSSNPNRDLPILPSPFSPEPEEVEPDVPKSPNVVKYSDDSSDEDENKPSMLQQNSLDLPPQVASNNDYLSMNKSRHTQYSFESGDDLKNFQTSPKVQRSEKFELPEPDVKDSEEAADGLSSLPNGFAITNGQPTNGQSTNGPIGASSPSRSAAPAPAPPPARRVAHPGRSEIQSQIFHSLPNTRESVIEPPHPIQPPLSSQVTGSSLASTANKHDLFNHNELISNLIPGLNLSNSQVINVNFQSDILNKSSIIGELAFNYQGNSSSALQVRIPNKFDKVMLNNTFVERLDDEVFEINPALVLNKTLGGIKYIEQSLDIDQIPVFVHSIWKFEDHQASLMINVKLNPNFTSSIVLNNLVVSVALKSDTEATSASSRPTGTFNKDKNRITWRFTQPVNLTEENPDEKLIARFMTNGKAAEDNSGIQLKFSVFNHIQNTITCNGQLVNCISNLNAGNYTSNS; translated from the coding sequence ATGTCTGACTTGGACACATCCTCGGATTTCACTACATCGATCCTCACATCCAAGACCCCGGAGCAAAGTGCCTCGCTTGTCAACGAAGGTGTTCGCCACACTTCCGACCTTGCCAATAGATTAATCCAATTTTTCGAAGCCTACATCAACTGTTTGCAGAAACAAAACTAtgagttgaaaaacttggttTCCTCGCAGGCAGTCCCCCTTTCCCTGTACTTGAACTCCCAGAAAGAAGCCGGCTTGATCCCCAGCATCTGGGACCACTATTTGCAATCACTACACCTCAATATCTCGTCCAACGATcacttgatcaagtttttgaaattgcACATGGTCAGCCCCTTGGTAAACATGATCAATAATGACATCAAGTACAGCGAGTTGGTCATCAACAATCAGGAGTTGACCGAACTTGCCTCGGGCAATCCCATTGATGAATACAGATGGAATTCCAAGTCCTTGcaagttttggaaaatttcaagaacttcaaacaGAACGAGAAGtcgttggtggtgggacTGCTCATCGACTTGTTTAATACTACAGGGGCGGATGGGGCGAAATTGCAAGCCGCCAACGAAAACTCTTTGAAATTCATAttgtccaacttcaatatcaacaatgaaatggacaactacttgaacGTGTTGTTGGGTGCGACGTACCCACCATTGCTCAAGACTTCGGCGGGGAGCCTCCACGGTGCTCTGCACTTAGGTTCTGGAAAGACCAAAAAGGAAAAGGCCAATAGAaattccaagttgttgcaCTCagagaaggagaagaaggagaaggTCAAATTGAGATCGCGGGTAGGGTCTATCTTTGGCGGAAGGAAGAGAAAGGGTAAGACTTCGACGGACTTGGAACTGATTTACTCGAATCAGACGGCCAGTACGAACTTGACGCATCTTACCAATTTGAGGGAGGACGAGGTGGTGCAGTCACTGGACCGCGCGGTGTCCGCCGCCCAAGCGCCGCGAAGGACTTCGTTTGCCCCGTCCGAGGCCACGAGTGCTGCCCCCGTTGCTCCCGTTACCCCCGTCGCGCCAGTCGCGCCAGTAGCGCCAGTGAGGCAGCAGCCGGTCGAGCTGGCCCCATCCTCTCACGAAGCTTCCTACCAAGCCCCCACTTACCTGCCTCCGCTGACCCTCGCACCAGCCCAGGACCCTTACCAGCCTGCTGCCCCACGCCAGACGTCCTCCCTGTCCAACCCCAACAGGGACTTACCCATACTTCCCTCACCCTTCTCGCCTGAACCAGAGGAAGTTGAGCCTGATGTGCCCAAATCTCCCAACGTCGTCAAATACTCAGACGACTCACTGGACGAAGACGAGAACAAGCCTTCCATGCTCCAGCAAAACAGCTTGGACTTGCCTCCTCAGGTCGCCTCAAACAACGACTACTTGTCCATGAACAAATCAAGGCATACGCAATACAGCTTTGAAAGCGGcgatgacttgaagaatttccAGACTTCGCCAAAGGTGCAGAGACTGGAAAAGTTTGAGTTGCCTGAACCTGACGTGAAAGATTCGGAAGAAGCTGCTGATGGGCTTTCTTCATTGCCTAACGGCTTCGCGATCACAAACGGACAACCCACAAATGGACAATCCACAAACGGGCCTATTGGTGCCAGCTCTCCCTCCAGGTCTGCTGCTCCTGCTCCggcaccaccaccagccaGGAGAGTTGCTCACCCGGGTAGGAGTGAGATTCAGTCTCAAATTTTCCACTCCTTGCCCAATACCAGAGAATCTGTTATCGAGCCTCCGCACCCGATCCAACCTCCATTGAGTTCCCAAGTCACCGGAAGTTCATTGGCGTCTACTGCCAATAAGCACGATTTGTTCAACCACAACGAATtgatctccaacttgattcctggtttgaacttgtccaaTTCTCAGGTGATCAATGTCAACTTTCAACTGGATATTTTGAATAAGTCGAGCATCATTGGAGAATTGGCCTTCAATTATCAAGGTAACTCCTCCAGTGCCCTCCAAGTCAGAATCcccaacaagtttgacaaggtGATGCTAAATAACACGTTTGTGGAAAGATTGGACGATGAAGTATTTGAGATCAACCCGGCTTTagtgttgaacaagacCTTGGGTGGTATAAAGTACATTGAACAATCCTTGGATATTGATCAGATTCCCGTGTTTGTGCATTCGATCTGGAAATTCGAGGACCACCAAGCGAGCTTGATGATCAATGTGAAGTTGAACCCTAACTtcacttcttcaattgttttgaataatttggtggtgtctGTTGCTTTGAAGCTGGATACTGAGGCCACTTCCGCTAGCTCCAGACCTACGGGTACTTTTaacaaagacaaaaacAGAATCACCTGGAGATTCACTCAACCGGTCAACTTGACTGAAGAAAACCCAGACGAAAAGTTGATAGCTAGATTTATGACTAACGGCAAGGCTGCAGAAGATAATTCTGGTATTcagttgaagttttcgGTGTTCAACCACATTCAAAACACCATCACTTGCAACGGCCAGCTTGTCAACTGTATCAGCAACTTGAATGCTGGAAACTACACTTCCAACAGTTAG
- the MEP2 gene encoding ammonium transporter (COG:P; EggNog:ENOG503NVB7): protein MSSATDFPGTGDGGDVFELNLNDQFDSGDMVWVGTSAALVWIMIPGIGLLYSGISRKKHALSLLWASMMAACLTGFHWFFWGYSLVFSHGGNESVFLGTLNNFCLKGVFGAPGVVTTVPDILFCFFQGMFAAVTAILMVGAGCERARLGPMMVFLFIWLTVVYCPIAYWTWGTNGWLFNLGALDYAGGGPVHENSGFAALAYSLVLGKRHDPVATGKVPKYKPHSVQSIVLGTVFLWFGWFGFNGGSTGNSSIRSWYANVNTNVAAASGGLTWMFVDWFRTGGKWSTVGLCLGALSGLVAITPAAGFVPVYFSVAFGIVPGIVCNFAVDLKDYLQIDDGMDVFALHGIGGYIGSIMTGLFAADYIAASDGSVAGDASLRIAGGWINHHWKQVGYQFAAATSTGLWSFVVTALILYGMDRIPQLRIRLHEDEELLGTDIAQIGEFTYHDDEEAADHEAYVIEPIRSTDARLAKLKADTSNNVNAEELVGESPKVDGSDSDNKSKEV from the coding sequence ATGAGTAGCGCTACAGACTTCCCCGGTACGGGAGATGGAGGCGATGTCTTCgaattgaacttgaacgacCAGTTCGACTCGGGCGATATGGTATGGGTCGGTACTTCTGCCGCTTTGGTGTGGATTATGATTCCAGGAATTGGATTATTATACTCGGGAATTTCTAGAAAGAAGCACGCCTTGTCCCTTTTATGGGCATCCATGATGGCTGCGTGTTTAACCGGTTTCCACTGGTTCTTCTGGGGTTACTCGTTGGTTTTCTCTCATGGAGGTAACGAGTCGGTGTTTTTGGGAACTTTAAATAACTTTTGTCTTAAAGGCGTTTTCGGTGCTCCTGGTGTGGTCACCACTGTTCCCGACATCTTGTTCTGTTTTTTCCAGGGTATGTTCGCCGCTGTTACTGCCATTTTGATGGTTGGTGCTGGTTGCGAAAGAGCCAGACTTGGACCAATGATGGTTTTCCTTTTCATCTGGTTAACCGTTGTGTACTGCCCAATTGCCTACTGGACTTGGGGTACTAACGGGTGGTTGTTTAACTTGGGAGCCTTGGATTATGCCGGAGGTGGCCCAGTCCACGAAAACTCCGGTTTTGCAGCTTTGGCCTACTCCTTGGTGTTGGGTAAGAGACACGACCCGGTTGCTACCGGTAAAGTTCCAAAGTACAAACCACACTCGGTACAACTGATTGTGTTGGGAACAgtgtttttgtggtttggaTGGTTTGGTTTCAACGGGGGTTCTACTGGTAACTCCAGTATCAGATCCTGGTACGCCAATGTCAACACCAATGTGGCTGCTGCCTCTGGTGGATTGACATGGATGTTTGTAGACTGGTTCAGAACTGGTGGAAAGTGGTCCACCGtgggtttgtgtttgggAGCCCTTTCTGGTTTGGTGGCCATCACCCCAGCCGCTGGGTTTGTGCCTGTATACTTCTCGGTGGCTTTCGGTATTGTTCCAGGTATCGTTTGTAACTTTGCCgttgacttgaaggactACTTGCAAATTGACGATGGTATGGATGTGTTTGCTTTACACGGAATTGGTGGATACATTGGATCGATTATGACTGGTCTTTTCGCAGCCGATTACATTGCAGCTTCTGACGGATCGGTGGCTGGAGACGCCTCCTTAAGAATCGCTGGAGGTTGGATCAACCACCACTGGAAGCAAGTGGGTTACCAATTTGCAGCTGCCACCTCCACTGGTTTGTGGTCGTTTGTGGTCACTGCCCTTATTTTGTATGGTATGGACAGAATTCCTCAGTTGAGAATCAGATTGCacgaagacgaagagttgTTGGGAACCGATATTGCCCAAATTGGTGAATTCACCTACCacgacgatgaagaagctgcCGATCACGAAGCTTATGTGATTGAGCCAATCAGATCCACGGACGCCagattggccaagttgaaagcCGACACTTCGAATAATGTCAATGCTGAAGAATTGGTCGGAGAACTGCCAAAGGTTGATGGTAGCGATAGCGATAATAAGAGCAAGGAAGTTTAG
- a CDS encoding uncharacterized protein (EggNog:ENOG503PVC9): MKLSTFCVPLLALTSFTNSQPLGTSTSTEVGLSKREYTILTEFFTAIEKTGVAPKLIKLLDGNKITEPILVKAIVAFLKTQDLTNLLVAVDKSGLAVDIFLRALQDSSFFPGLYTIIDGLKDGTSSATPTSSSLDTVGLVSEISTIASTYAEYAADGLSSILSTVADDLDIGSGTGIISYLDPIFNLVGLGSLADSDSGTEVTLNSAATAAASGVTVATSTGTTATGTKAATTTTTGTKAATGTTATGTTATGTKAATTTKATSTATSTSTSTSSSSTSGWLSSLFNTVSGWFDKRDFDDETADVLKKMVKKLAKRDNSILDNLVESLEKSGLAMQVVVGLIEDSANYPFVRDLIIKIVQDGVISIADLTTALNSSNLLNDAIIGALTSSDLGITIT; encoded by the coding sequence ATGAAATTATCTACTTTCTGCGTGCCCTTATTGGCATTGACATCTTTCACAAACTCACAACCTTTGGGCACCTCAACCTCAACAGAAGTTGGTCTCTCGAAAAGAGAATACACTATTTTGACCGAATTTTTCACAGCCATTGAAAAGACAGGTGTTGCCCCTAAGCTTATCAAGCTTTTGGATggaaacaaaatcaccgaGCCAATTTTAGTGAAGGCCATTGTAGCTTTCCTTAAGACTCAAGACTTGACCAACCTTTTGGTGGCTGTCGACAAGTCTGGTTTGGCTGTGGACATTTTCCTTAGAGCCCTTCAAGACTCTTCATTTTTCCCCGGTCTTTACACTATTATTGACGGGTTAAAAGACGGTACTTCTTCAGCCACCCCTACGCTGAGCAGTTTGGACACAGTTGGTTTGGTTTCGGAAATTTCCACCATTGCCCTGACCTACGCTGAATACGCTGCCGACGGATTGAGCAGTATTTTGAGTACCGTCGCCGATGACTTGGATATTGGCCTGGGAACCGGTATTATTTCATACTTGGATCCTattttcaatttggtgGGATTGGGTTCTTTGGCTGATTCGGACTCGGGAACCGAGGTGACCCTTAACTCGGCCGCCACTGCTGCTGCATCCGGTGTTACTGTTGCCACTAGTACTGGAACTACTGCCACCGGCACCAAGGCTgcaaccaccaccactactggCACAAAGGCTGCAACGGGCACTACTGCCACCGGCACCACTGCCACCGGCACCAAGGCtgctaccaccaccaaagctACTTCTACTGCTACGTCTACTTCCACTTCGACATCCTCTTCCAGCACCAGCGGATGGTTGTCAAGTCTCTTCAATACTGTTTCTGGTTGGTTTGACAAACgtgactttgatgatgaaactgctgatgtcCTTAAGAAAATGGTAAAAAAATTGGCTAAGAGAGACAATTCGATTCTCGACAACCTCGTGGAATCTTTAGAGAAATCCGGCTTGGCAATGCAGGTGGTGGTTGGTCTTATTGAAGACAGTGCTAACTACCCATTTGTGAGAGATTTGATTATCAAAATCGTGCAAGATGGTGTGATTAGTATAGCTGACTTGACAACTGCGTTGAATtcctccaacttgttgaacgacGCCATCATTGGGGCTTTAACTAGTTCTGATCTCGGAATTACCATCACTTAA
- the AGP2_1 gene encoding general amino acid permease agp2 (EggNog:ENOG503NVN6; COG:E): MTDIEKHNKEKTTESGDFNLEESTLDVQSARKGIKFGPFYINPEDKIHRRLESRHVQLIAIGGAIGTAIFISIGGALIEGGPLGLLLAYCFWTLVILCLTTAVGEMVCYLPVASPFITMSGRTVDEALEFAAGWNFYLMESLYIPFEIVAVNGMIHYWRDDYSAAIPLCIQIALYVVVNVFAVRIYGESEFWLSIGKLVLLIGLLFFTLVTMCGGNPHHDAFGFRNWHAAGGPLAEYLSTGASGRFQGLINAMIQSAFTIVGPEYMSMVASEAINPRKTMPVAFNTVLYRLVLFYIGGALSVGILVAYNDENFIKLHSASSNAAASPYVVAMNNLGISGLPHLVNAIIITSAFSAGNSYVYCSSRVLYGLAKQGFAPKFFALCTPSGVPFLCVAMSICFAMLSLLQLGDSSATVLNYLVSICTGSQVLNYVYMAVTYIAFYRACSAQGIDRNSFGYKSWFQPYSIYFSLFFLIIMVGILGYPVFLPDSWDTPSFIFNYIMVFVNIVLVIFWKLLKRTKYIHPIDADLVTGLEEIEEHEYEYYAKMNVESQDYKESIFKKALHWIL, translated from the coding sequence atgaCTGATATTGAAAAGCACAATAAAGAGAAGACAACAGAGTCAGGGGATTTCAACCTTGAAGAGTCCACGTTAGATGTGCAGTCTGCTAGAAAAGGAATCAAATTTGGTCCTTTTTATATCAACCCTGAAGATAAGATTCACAGGCGACTTGAAAGCAGACATGTCCAGTTGATCGCTATCGGGGGAGCTATAGGTACCGCCATTTTCATCAGTATTGGTGGTGCGTTGATTGAAGGAGGCCCGTTGGGTTTGTTGCTTGCGTACTGTTTTTGGACGCTTGTAATTTTATGTTTAACCACGGCCGTAGGGGAAATGGTGTGCTATTTACCAGTAGCCTCACCATTTATCACTATGTCGGGTCGGACTGTTGACGAAGCGTTGGAGTTTGCAGCGGGCTGGAACTTTTACCTCATGGAGTCTTTGTACATTCCGTTTGAGATTGTTGCGGTAAACGGAATGATTCACTACTGGAGAGATGACTACTCAGCTGCCATTCCGTTATGTATCCAGATCGCGTTGTATGTGGTCGTTAACGTGTTTGCCGTCAGAATCTACGGAGAAAGCGAGTTCTGGTTGTCGATAGGAAagttggttttgttgatcGGCTTACTTTTCTTCACCCTTGTCACCATGTGTGGGGGAAATCCCCACCACGATGCGTTTGGGTTTAGAAACTGGCACGCAGCAGGTGGTCCGTTGGCAGAGTACCTCAGCACTGGTGCCAGCGGCCGGTTCCAGGGGTTGATAAATGCTATGATTCAATCGGCCTTCACGATTGTGGGACCTGAGTATATGTCGATGGTGGCCTCCGAGGCAATCAACCCTAGAAAGACCATGCCAGTGGCCTTCAACACTGTGTTGTACCGATTGGTGTTATTTTATATTGGTGGTGCTCTTTCGGTGGGTATTTTGGTTGCTTATAATGATGagaacttcatcaagttacactcagcatcttcaaatgcTGCAGCTTCTCCATACGTCGTGGCCATGAATAACTTGGGAATAAGCGGGTTACCGCACCTTGTGAACGCTATTATTATCACGTCGGCATTCTCCGCTGGTAATTCTTACGTTTACTGCTCATCTAGAGTGTTGTACGGGTTGGCCAAGCAGGGATTTGCACCCAAATTCTTCGCACTTTGTACACCATCTGGAGTGCCTTTCCTCTGTGTGGCCATGTCCATCTGTTTCGCCATGTTGTCTTTGTTACAATTGGGTGACAGTTCTGCCACTGTGTTGAACTACCTTGTGAGTATTTGTACTGGGTCCCAGGTGTTGAACTATGTATACATGGCTGTGACTTATATTGCATTCTACAGAGCATGCAGTGCTCAGGGTATCGACAGAAACCTGTTTGGATACAAGTCGTGGTTCCAGCCTTACTCGATTTACTTTagtttgttcttcttgatcataATGGTGGGTATTTTGGGATACCCAGTATTTTTACCGGATCTGTGGGACACTCCTTCGTTTATTTTCAACTATATCATGGTGTTTGTTAATATTGTGTTGGTAATATTCTGGAAGTTGCTTAAGAGAACCAAGTATATTCACCCTATTGATGCTGACTTGGTCACGGGcttggaagaaatcgaagagCACGAATATGAATACTATGCCAAGATGAACGTCGAGAGCCAAGATTACAAGGAGagcattttcaaaaaagCTCTTCATTGGATACTTTAA
- the IAH1 gene encoding isoamyl acetate-hydrolyzing esterase (COG:I; EggNog:ENOG503P22Z) — protein MSHSEKGFSGYNSEEARLMLPHILEAEMSGKSQVKLMTIFFGTNDGLNTFQGVPLGRYIENTKYMVEFAREKGVENVIIIGPALHDTPTFLNQNKDQGVGPVTSNSIYRKTNDHLTKLCKDLNVPFIDTWKVFQAASGYTELELLDEQYPNLLEFLFDGIHFSPSGYQLLFDEVCRVIDKWYPDFAADKLEMKFPNFTDVDMENLSESLFANVRLQ, from the exons ATGAGCCATTCGGAAAA AGGATTCAGTGGGTATAATTCGGAAGAGGCCAGACTCATGTTACCCCATATTTTAGAAGCAGAGATGAGTGGAAAAAGCCAGGTAAAATTGATGaccatcttctttggcacAAACGATGGACTTAACACCTTCCAAGGTGTACCATTAGGCCGGTACATCGAAAATACCAAATACATGGTGGAATTTGCAAGAGAAAAGGGTGTTGAAAAcgttatcatcattggCCCAGCATTGCATGACACTCCCACGTTCTTGAACCAGAACAAAGACCAGGGCGTAGGACCAGTCACCTCCAATTCCATCTACAGGAAAACCAATGACCATTTGACTAAATTGTGTAAAGATTTAAATGTTCCGTTTATCGATACCTGGAAAGTATTCCAAGCCGCAAGCGGATACACTGAACTagagttgttggatgaaCAGTATCCGAATTTATTGGAATTTTTATTCGATGGGATCCACTTTTCGCCCAGCGGATATCAGTTGTTGTTTGACGAGGTATGTCGGGTAATTGACAAATGGTATCctgattttgcagctgaCAAGTTAGAAATGAAGTTTCCAAACTTCACAGACGTGGATATGGAGAACTTAAGCGAGAGTCTTTTTGCGAATGTTAGGTTACAGTGA
- a CDS encoding uncharacterized protein (EggNog:ENOG503NUF0; COG:G): MVAETTSDNISVHSADKVTKHRTDSFDTKDQVLEQVDEYSLSIKLSEEEEAHKKTWKFLVWDTWGHPNKEHVRVIRKVDLCLLAFATLSTFIKYIDKANLTGAYVSGLETELNIKGNELNYANTAYNVSSIICGYPYGFLMARFSTRWLIIVVETAWIVITLCFSAIKTPLQMIVLRCLLGIFECAHYPALSFMLGTYYTSEELARRNVLLQSSTALGSMFASYIQSGAYSHLNGVLGRSGWRWVFVIDGIISFGVLLPQVVFFPDILARLKPSWIFSERDIQYLKDRKPETKYQNFQFKLSDFKAVFTTWEIWAFWSYAFSQDVVSLSMPSFIFWLKGYNIKHPGSYSIPQVNNFNSILYAVQYFVAVGTGWWSDTMLKGRRWPPIVLAGVVSFVVMILLAATPLYPDHQGFRFFLYLNTCWALGTAGLYWAHAQEYFQDNIRIRAIATSGINIYGLTANCIINPIWFKTQDQPNVRTGHYLSAFFAVTYAAAALLLGWKEHITKKKRVGAV; the protein is encoded by the coding sequence GCGGACAAGGTTACGAAACACCGTACCGACAGTTTTGACACCAAAGATCAGGTTTTAGAgcaagttgatgaatattCGCTTTCCATCAAGCTTTctgaagaggaagaagcGCACAAAAAGACCTGGAAGTTCTTGGTTTGGGACACTTGGGGGCACCCCAACAAGGAGCATGTCCGAGTGATTAGAAAGGTCGACTTATGCTTGTTGGCATTTGCTACTTTGTCTACGTTTATCAAGTACATTGATAAGGCCAACTTGACAGGTGCTTATGTCAGTGGGTTGGAAACTGAACTTAATATTAAAGGAAACGAGTTAAACTATGCGAACACAGCTTATAACGTGTCGTCTATTATCTGTGGCTACCCATATGGATTCTTAATGGCCAGATTCAGTACGAGATGGTTAATTATCGTGGTTGAAACGGCGTGGATTGTTATCACTCTCTGCTTTTCTGCCATCAAAACACCTCTTCAGATGATTGTGTTGAGATGTTTGTTGGGTATCTTTGAATGTGCACATTATCCAGCCTTATCATTTATGTTGGGAACTTACTACACTTCTGAAGAGCTTGCCAGAAGAAATGTGTTATTGCAAAGTTCTACTGCCCTTGGAAGTATGTTTGCCAGTTACATCCAAAGTGGTGCATACAGTCATTTGAACGGTGTCTTAGGACGTAGTGGATGGCGTTGGGTGTTTGTCATTGACGGAATCATCTCTTTTGGGGTCTTATTACCTCAAGTGGTTTTTTTCCCAGATATCTTGGCCAGACTCAAGCCAAGTTGGATTTTTAGCGAAAGAGATATCCAGTATTTGAAAGATAGAAAGCCGGAGACAAAGTACCAAAACTTCCAGTTCAAATTAAGTGATTTTAAGGCAGTGTTCACCACTTGGGAAATATGGGCATTCTGGTCATATGCATTTTCGCAGGATGTCGTTTCGTTGTCTATGCCCTCATTCATTTTCTGGTTGAAAGGGTATAACATCAAGCACCCGGGGTCTTATTCCATTCCACAagtcaacaatttcaactCTATTCTTTACGCCGTCCAATATTTTGTTGCAGTGGGAACAGGTTGGTGGTCTGATACTATGCTTAAGGGTCGAAGATGGCCTCCTATTGTATTGGCTGGGGTCGTTTCGTTTGTGGTGATGATTCTTCTTGCAGCCACACCGCTTTACCCAGACCACCAAGGATTCAGATTTTTCCTTTACCTCAATACGTGTTGGGCTTTAGGTACTGCGGGTCTTTATTGGGCCCATGCTCAAGAATACTTCCAGGATAATATCAGAATTCGTGCTATTGCAACCAGTGGTATCAACATCTACGGACTCACGGCCAATTGTATTATCAACCCTATTTGGTTTAAGACCCAAGATCAGCCTAATGTGAGGACCGGTCACTACTTATCAGCATTTTTTGCAGTGACTTACGCAGCTGCGGCTTTGTTGTTGGGGTGGAAGGAGCACATTACTAAAAAGAAGAGAGTTGGAGCTGTATAG